The proteins below are encoded in one region of Thermodesulfobacteriota bacterium:
- a CDS encoding MltA domain-containing protein, translated as MNHSSLRNIIPVIFIFALLSLFFTGCAIKKTYPLIRLSPSSHPGFSDDMLYDGLEHSILKSIEYLKKIPSDRPFKYGDDFFTASHMIRSFEYFLSFIQTKPSQKDLQYFIKSNYLVYQSAGRNGRREVLFTGYYEPFLQGRLKRNAEYNIPVLTTPDDLIKIDLSPFSEKYKGENIAGRLTNKTVVPYYDRREISQINVLEGKSLPLAWLKDPVDLFFLQIQGSGRIHLDTGDTINVHYHATNGHPYRSIGKLLIDSDKIPQSEMSMQKIREYLNNHPEEIEDVLNFNPSYVFFKIEEDSPLGCLNVKLTPGRSIALDRRVFSLPSLAFVETKKPLINADSKIQAWTDFSRFVSSQDTGGAIRGPGRADLFWGNGKYAQIAAGHMQHPGKLFFLVLKQGTM; from the coding sequence ATGAATCACTCATCTTTACGTAATATTATTCCCGTCATTTTTATCTTTGCCCTGCTTTCCCTCTTTTTCACAGGATGTGCCATTAAAAAGACGTACCCGCTAATCCGGCTTTCTCCATCATCCCATCCCGGGTTCAGCGATGATATGTTGTATGACGGACTGGAGCATAGTATCCTTAAGAGCATTGAATATCTGAAAAAAATCCCTTCAGACAGACCTTTTAAATACGGAGACGATTTTTTTACCGCCTCGCATATGATCAGATCCTTTGAATATTTCCTGAGCTTTATACAAACAAAACCATCGCAAAAAGATCTGCAATATTTTATCAAATCCAACTATCTGGTTTATCAGTCCGCAGGGCGTAACGGTCGGAGAGAAGTCCTGTTTACAGGGTATTACGAACCTTTTTTACAGGGCCGCTTAAAGCGGAATGCGGAATATAACATACCCGTGCTCACCACTCCCGACGATCTTATTAAAATTGATCTGAGTCCATTTTCGGAAAAGTATAAGGGTGAAAACATTGCCGGTCGACTTACCAATAAAACGGTCGTTCCTTATTATGATCGAAGGGAAATATCACAAATAAATGTGCTTGAAGGAAAATCTCTACCACTGGCCTGGTTAAAAGACCCGGTCGATCTCTTTTTCCTGCAAATCCAGGGATCAGGCAGGATTCACCTTGATACCGGCGATACGATTAATGTTCATTATCATGCGACCAATGGTCACCCCTATCGCAGCATCGGCAAATTATTAATTGATTCGGATAAAATACCCCAATCGGAAATGTCCATGCAAAAAATCCGTGAGTATTTAAATAATCATCCTGAAGAAATCGAGGATGTATTAAATTTCAATCCCAGCTATGTATTTTTTAAGATTGAAGAAGATAGCCCTCTGGGTTGCCTGAATGTCAAATTGACGCCGGGAAGATCAATTGCCTTGGACAGGCGGGTATTTTCTCTTCCTTCTCTTGCCTTTGTGGAAACAAAAAAACCGCTGATAAATGCCGATAGTAAAATTCAGGCCTGGACTGATTTTTCCCGGTTTGTTTCGAGTCAGGACACCGGTGGGGCGATACGGGGTCCGGGGAGGGCGGATTTATTCTGGGGAAATGGGAAGTATGCCCAAATTGCTGCCGGTCATATGCAGCATCCGGGGAAATTGTTTTTTCTTGTTTTAAAACAGGGTACAATGTAA
- the moaC gene encoding cyclic pyranopterin monophosphate synthase MoaC, which translates to MDTKPSFTHIDNKGHVRMVDVTDKKPSERIAVAQGVISMNQETFEMILNQKVKKGNVLEAARIAGVMAAKKTSDLIPMCHPLNITHISVDFYPHNDACSFRIESAVRIFSQTGVEMEALTAVSIAALTVYDMCKSYDRGMTISDICLLKKSGGKSGRFER; encoded by the coding sequence ATGGATACCAAGCCTTCGTTTACCCATATAGACAATAAAGGACATGTCCGCATGGTGGATGTCACCGATAAAAAGCCCTCTGAACGCATCGCTGTGGCTCAGGGTGTCATTTCCATGAATCAGGAAACATTTGAAATGATACTCAATCAGAAAGTAAAAAAAGGTAATGTCCTTGAAGCTGCAAGAATTGCGGGGGTAATGGCAGCGAAAAAAACTTCGGATCTTATTCCCATGTGTCATCCGTTAAACATCACCCATATTTCCGTTGATTTTTATCCGCATAACGATGCGTGTTCTTTCAGGATCGAATCGGCTGTTAGAATTTTCAGCCAAACGGGTGTTGAAATGGAAGCCTTGACAGCTGTATCAATTGCGGCTCTTACGGTATATGACATGTGCAAATCGTATGACCGGGGAATGACTATTTCAGACATTTGTCTGCTTAAGAAATCAGGTGGAAAAAGCGGGAGGTTTGAACGATAA
- a CDS encoding beta-ketoacyl-ACP synthase III yields MNVYINDITAFLPHSPVNNDEIEDVLGRINDIPSRTKRIMLRNNKIETRHYAIDRTTGKLTHTNAQLAAEAVRKLNPYQNFSIDDIECLSCGTTTPDLLFPGHALMVLGELGLPPCDAVTTSGICICGMTALKYAFMNVATGSTKNAVAVGSDLASSYSRAKFFAADIAPSDDLEEKPVRAFDAEFLRWMLSDGAGAVFLSGEKNQDCISLKIDWIENISYAGQLETCMYAGGVKNEDGTMTGWRETESIDPVAEPYKFLIKQDTKLLAQEIVKTAMDKALASVVKKRKIKPEQIDWFLPHYSSGYFRDKFYNGMKNINFEIPYERWFTNLTQKGNTGSASIYIIMEELFHSGKLKKGQKLLCFIPESGRFSHCYMMLTAI; encoded by the coding sequence ATGAACGTTTATATTAATGATATAACTGCATTTTTACCCCATAGCCCCGTAAATAACGATGAGATTGAGGACGTGCTTGGCAGGATAAACGATATCCCTTCGAGAACAAAAAGGATCATGCTTAGAAATAATAAGATTGAAACCCGCCACTATGCCATTGATCGAACAACAGGGAAACTGACACACACAAATGCCCAGCTTGCTGCGGAGGCGGTTCGCAAACTCAATCCTTATCAAAATTTTTCCATAGATGATATTGAATGTTTGAGCTGCGGAACGACGACTCCCGATCTTTTATTCCCCGGCCATGCGCTTATGGTGTTAGGTGAACTTGGATTGCCCCCCTGTGACGCAGTAACCACTTCGGGCATATGTATTTGTGGCATGACGGCACTAAAATATGCCTTTATGAATGTAGCGACAGGTAGTACAAAAAATGCAGTGGCGGTCGGTTCAGATCTGGCTTCATCCTACTCAAGAGCAAAATTTTTTGCTGCCGATATAGCTCCCAGCGACGACCTTGAAGAAAAACCGGTACGTGCATTTGATGCGGAATTTTTAAGATGGATGCTTTCAGATGGCGCGGGTGCAGTATTTCTCTCAGGGGAAAAAAACCAAGATTGTATTTCATTAAAAATAGACTGGATAGAAAATATTTCGTACGCGGGGCAGCTGGAAACCTGCATGTATGCGGGTGGTGTGAAAAATGAAGACGGAACCATGACCGGCTGGAGAGAAACGGAATCAATCGATCCTGTGGCTGAGCCATACAAATTTTTAATAAAGCAGGATACAAAACTGCTTGCTCAGGAAATAGTTAAAACAGCAATGGATAAAGCTCTGGCAAGCGTGGTAAAGAAACGTAAAATTAAACCTGAACAGATCGACTGGTTCCTTCCTCATTATTCTTCGGGGTATTTCCGGGATAAATTTTACAACGGTATGAAAAATATCAATTTTGAGATCCCGTATGAAAGATGGTTTACCAATCTTACCCAAAAAGGAAACACGGGAAGTGCCTCCATCTATATCATAATGGAAGAGCTCTTCCATTCCGGCAAGTTAAAAAAAGGCCAGAAACTGCTTTGCTTTATTCCGGAAAGCGGACGTTTTTCCCACTGCTACATGATGCTTACTGCCATATAG
- a CDS encoding dialkylresorcinol condensing enzyme DarA yields the protein MKKVLVVYFSQTGQLTEIVKSILSPLEKSQDVSLVFEELKPKKKFPFPWTSQQFCDVFPESFQEIPCELEPFNFNADDNFDLIVLAYTVWYMSPSIPVTAFLQSPEAQKVIKNRPVVTVIGCRNMWLLAQEKVKTRIYDMGGNIAGNIVLMDKAKNLVGIATIAYWMFTGKKDRCLKILPRPGVSDTDIKDAKRFGHILLKGLAKDKIDIDQAVLNKHGAICVLPSYIIFEKRILKIFNIWSNFIRQKGGPGDPNRSFRVRLFLYYLIVAIFLIAPLATLVSFVARIVNRKKIKEAVEYFSQNSLKH from the coding sequence ATGAAGAAAGTTCTAGTTGTATATTTTTCTCAGACTGGTCAATTAACTGAAATTGTAAAATCTATCCTGTCGCCTCTGGAGAAGAGTCAGGATGTATCATTGGTTTTTGAGGAGCTAAAACCGAAAAAAAAATTTCCCTTTCCCTGGACCAGTCAGCAGTTTTGTGATGTTTTCCCCGAATCATTCCAAGAAATTCCCTGCGAACTTGAACCTTTTAACTTTAATGCAGATGATAATTTTGATCTCATTGTTCTGGCATATACAGTCTGGTATATGTCCCCTTCCATACCCGTAACCGCTTTTCTGCAATCCCCCGAGGCTCAAAAAGTCATAAAGAACCGACCCGTGGTTACCGTGATTGGATGCCGCAATATGTGGCTGCTGGCACAGGAAAAAGTGAAAACCCGGATATATGATATGGGGGGCAACATTGCCGGAAATATCGTTTTAATGGATAAGGCCAAAAACCTGGTCGGCATTGCGACCATAGCCTATTGGATGTTCACCGGGAAAAAAGATCGCTGCTTAAAAATTCTTCCCCGTCCTGGTGTATCGGATACGGACATTAAAGATGCAAAACGGTTCGGTCATATCCTGCTAAAAGGACTAGCAAAAGATAAAATAGACATAGACCAGGCGGTATTAAACAAACATGGAGCCATATGCGTGCTTCCTTCTTATATTATCTTTGAAAAAAGAATTTTGAAAATATTTAACATCTGGTCAAATTTTATTCGACAAAAAGGGGGCCCGGGTGACCCGAACAGGAGCTTCAGGGTTCGCCTTTTTCTTTATTATCTGATAGTTGCCATTTTTTTAATTGCTCCTCTGGCAACCCTTGTTTCCTTTGTAGCCCGTATCGTCAACAGAAAAAAAATAAAAGAGGCGGTTGAATATTTTTCTCAAAACTCATTAAAACATTGA
- a CDS encoding PAS domain S-box protein, whose translation MTEDKYKTEKQLLEELSKLRKSEQFFRNIALCSGDWLWEFDRDCVYTHAAGSKANILGYSDEEIVGKTPFDLMPDDEAERVRAIFVSLMRKKKPIVDLENMNLTKKGKKVHILTNGLPMLDDNGKLLGYSGVDKDITAIKGTAEQIDSGEKKLEALIEATGTGYAILDIKGNVIEANSEYTRLSGFTNAEDIKGKNISHWTAGSDQEKTQKAIQEVISKGVVRNHEVDHILNNGTIIPVEVNAALIETSKGKQIVALLRDITGRRKMEDELRESDKKFREFVENLPQTVFEIDNEGIITFVNKNVYALFGYTENDLKNKISIFQLIHHDYHAKIEKKIVQIQKGQIVKSIEIIAQRSDGSPFPVLAFPSLIIKNNKIAGIRGIIADISERKEIKKELAEQQKFLGYLINSMPGIFYAFGRDGRFLYWNENFEKITGYSRQEFQSMQMLDFFSGISKQNIAEGMEDAFSKGYATREEVVTTKVGRQIPFFLNGKLVVFQNREYLIGLGIDISDRKILEGQLRQAQKMEAVGTLAGGVAHDFNNLLSVINGHSELALMKIDDTHSLYKDISSIKTAGDKAVNLTRQLLAFSRKQVYKSEALDINRVIADLTKMLRRLIEEDISVQMELIPDPPIIMADPGQIEQILINLVVNAKDAINTKTDKASEKKITIETKKMYVGGEYIDQHQGITEGHYLMFAVSDTGIGMDEDTKQKIFEPFFTTKGIGKGTGLGLATVYGIVKQNEGSIYAYSEPGKGTTFKIYWPATEAKAENNSKEQISTEAISGFGETILIVEDDEGVRNYTVTVLKSFKYRVYSAKNGSAALKLIDKEQIKPDLLITDLIMPEMNGKELAEKFSKIFPEAGVIFMSGYTDNHIVHQGALKNDVHFIQKPYATDEFVQTVRQVLNHEVDK comes from the coding sequence ATGACCGAAGATAAATATAAAACCGAAAAACAACTATTAGAAGAATTATCGAAACTGCGTAAATCCGAGCAGTTTTTTCGTAATATTGCTCTTTGCTCAGGCGACTGGCTTTGGGAGTTTGACCGCGACTGCGTTTATACCCACGCAGCAGGTTCAAAGGCGAATATACTGGGTTATTCAGATGAAGAAATTGTCGGAAAAACACCTTTCGATTTAATGCCGGATGATGAAGCTGAAAGGGTAAGGGCGATTTTTGTTAGTTTAATGCGGAAGAAAAAACCGATTGTTGATCTTGAAAACATGAATCTGACGAAAAAAGGCAAAAAAGTTCATATATTAACTAACGGACTGCCCATGCTGGATGATAATGGTAAATTGCTTGGATACTCCGGAGTAGATAAAGATATTACAGCGATAAAAGGGACCGCGGAACAGATTGATTCCGGGGAAAAAAAATTAGAAGCGCTGATCGAAGCAACAGGAACCGGTTATGCTATTCTCGATATAAAAGGAAATGTTATAGAAGCAAACTCTGAATATACCCGACTATCCGGTTTTACAAATGCCGAAGATATAAAAGGCAAAAATATTTCACATTGGACTGCCGGCTCTGATCAGGAAAAAACCCAAAAAGCGATTCAGGAAGTAATCTCAAAAGGTGTTGTCAGGAATCATGAAGTCGATCATATACTTAACAACGGCACAATCATTCCGGTTGAAGTCAACGCGGCGCTGATAGAAACGTCGAAAGGAAAACAAATCGTAGCCCTTTTGCGGGATATAACCGGACGCAGAAAGATGGAAGATGAACTCAGGGAAAGCGATAAAAAGTTTCGTGAATTTGTCGAAAACCTGCCCCAGACTGTGTTTGAAATAGATAATGAAGGTATTATTACATTTGTTAATAAAAATGTTTATGCATTATTTGGATATACTGAAAATGATTTAAAAAACAAAATCAGCATTTTTCAATTAATTCATCATGATTATCATGCAAAAATAGAAAAGAAGATTGTGCAAATACAAAAAGGGCAAATTGTTAAATCAATAGAAATCATAGCACAGCGATCTGATGGAAGCCCTTTCCCGGTTCTTGCCTTCCCCTCGTTAATCATTAAAAACAACAAAATTGCCGGTATTCGAGGTATTATTGCGGATATCAGCGAACGTAAAGAAATAAAAAAAGAATTAGCCGAACAGCAAAAATTTTTAGGATATTTAATAAACAGCATGCCCGGTATTTTTTATGCTTTTGGCCGGGACGGCAGGTTTTTATATTGGAATGAAAATTTTGAGAAAATAACCGGTTATTCCAGGCAGGAATTTCAATCAATGCAAATGCTCGACTTCTTTTCAGGAATAAGTAAACAAAACATTGCCGAAGGTATGGAAGATGCGTTCAGCAAAGGCTACGCCACGCGGGAGGAAGTGGTTACAACTAAAGTCGGCCGGCAAATACCTTTTTTTCTAAACGGAAAACTAGTGGTGTTTCAAAATAGGGAATATCTTATCGGGCTCGGAATCGATATCAGCGACAGAAAAATACTTGAAGGGCAATTGCGCCAGGCGCAGAAGATGGAAGCGGTCGGCACACTGGCCGGAGGTGTGGCCCATGATTTTAACAATCTTTTATCAGTAATCAACGGCCACAGTGAATTAGCCTTAATGAAAATTGACGACACTCATTCTCTTTATAAAGATATCAGTTCAATTAAAACAGCCGGCGACAAAGCGGTAAACCTGACCAGGCAGTTACTGGCCTTCAGCCGTAAGCAGGTATATAAATCTGAAGCATTAGACATCAACCGGGTAATTGCCGATTTAACAAAAATGCTGAGGCGCCTGATTGAAGAAGATATCAGCGTTCAAATGGAATTGATTCCTGATCCGCCCATAATTATGGCCGATCCCGGTCAGATCGAACAGATTTTAATCAACCTGGTTGTAAATGCCAAAGACGCCATTAACACTAAAACGGATAAAGCCTCTGAAAAGAAAATAACAATCGAAACAAAAAAAATGTATGTTGGTGGAGAATATATCGATCAACATCAGGGCATTACGGAAGGTCATTATCTCATGTTTGCCGTCAGCGACACCGGAATCGGCATGGATGAGGATACTAAACAAAAAATATTCGAGCCCTTCTTTACAACCAAAGGTATCGGAAAAGGAACCGGCCTGGGCCTGGCTACGGTTTACGGTATCGTAAAACAAAATGAAGGCAGCATTTACGCTTACAGTGAACCGGGAAAAGGGACAACATTCAAGATTTACTGGCCGGCAACTGAAGCAAAAGCCGAAAATAATTCTAAAGAGCAAATCAGTACAGAAGCTATTTCGGGTTTTGGCGAAACTATTTTGATTGTTGAAGACGATGAAGGTGTGCGAAATTATACCGTTACAGTTTTGAAATCTTTCAAATACCGGGTTTATTCAGCGAAAAACGGCAGCGCTGCTTTAAAATTAATCGACAAGGAACAAATTAAACCTGATTTGCTTATAACCGATCTTATTATGCCGGAAATGAACGGAAAAGAGCTGGCTGAGAAATTTAGTAAAATTTTTCCGGAAGCCGGGGTGATTTTTATGTCCGGGTATACGGATAATCATATTGTTCATCAAGGTGCATTAAAGAACGATGTTCATTTCATCCAAAAGCCTTATGCCACTGATGAATTTGTACAGACAGTCCGCCAGGTACTGAATCACGAGGTCGATAAATGA